A window of the Cannabis sativa cultivar Pink pepper isolate KNU-18-1 chromosome X, ASM2916894v1, whole genome shotgun sequence genome harbors these coding sequences:
- the LOC115702566 gene encoding autophagy-related protein 18a-like, with product MAVSSNTPSTINLTFSHDRSFIAACTETGVQLFSCDPFRAIDLREEGGIGTVEFLFGSNIWALVGGGTSPEFDRKKVRFWENAKNCFIGEISCRSVVLSVRMRRDFIFVVLENRTLVYNYSNLKIYCQIETAANPKGLCAASVGDSPAVMVCLGVLIGEIRVEHYSIRKIKFIAAHSSEIACLGITREGSLVATASVKGTVIRVFRTRDGTLLQELWRGTERATIYSLAFSSPIEWLAVSSDTGTVHIFNLSKCTATQVLQPQPLQTSYTSSSMSFIKGLVMPNCISLDRSLAKIRLVKGSKYIADFGHMKNTIIVLGMDGSFYRCMFDPDKGGEMTQLEYHNFLYPEDNLS from the exons ATGGCGGTCTCTTCGAATACTCCTTCGACCATCAACCTCACATTCAGCCATGACCGGAGCTTCATCGCGGCGTGTACGGAAACAGGAGTGCAATTATTCAGCTGCGATCCTTTCAGAGCCATAGATTTACGCGAAGAAGGGGGAATCGGCACCGTTGAATTTCTCTTCGGTTCCAACATTTGGGCCCTCGTCGGCGGGGGGACCTCCCCGGAGTTCGATCGGAAAAAGGTCAGGTTCTGGGAAAACGCTAAAAACTGCTTTATAGGCGAGATATCCTGCCGCTCTGTAGTCCTGTCCGTACGAATGCGAAGGGATTTCATCTTCGTCGTGTTGGAGAATAGAACTCTGGTTTACAATTACtccaatttgaaaatttattgcCAGATTGAGACTGCGGCGAATCCTAAGGGGCTTTGCGCCGCTTCGGTAGGGGATAGTCCTGCTGTGATGGTTTGTCTTGGGGTGCTGATTGGGGAGATTAGAGTTGAGCATTATTCTATAAGGAAGATTAAGTTCATCGCTGCTCACTCTTCTGAAATTGCTTGCTTAGGGATCACGCGTGAGGGTAGCTTAGTGGCCACGGCAAGCGTGAAAGGGACTGTAATTAGGGTCTTCAGAACAAGAGATGGGACGCTGTTACAAGAG TTATGGAGGGGTACTGAAAGAGCTACGATCTATAGTTTGGCTTTTTCTTCACCAATTGAATGGTTGGCAGTCTCAAGTGACACGGGTACTGTTCATATTTTCAACCTCAGCAAATGTACTGCTACTCAAGTGCTTCAACCTCAGCCGTTGCAAACATCATATACCTCTTCTTCTATGTCATTTATCAAAg GTCTAGTAATGCCCAATTGTATTAGCTTGGATAGGTCTTTGGCTAAGATTCGGTTGGTGAAGGGTTCTAAATACATCGCTGATTTCGGTCACATGAAAAATACGATCATAGTTCTGGGCATGGATGGAAG CTTCTACCGATGTATGTTTGACCCAGATAAGGGAGGAGAGATGACTCAGCTGGAATATCACAACTTTCTATACCCAGAAGATAACCTTTCGTAG
- the LOC115702493 gene encoding glutathione S-transferase F13 produces MALKLHGLPMSSCTTRVMICLHEKALDFELIPVDLFAQGNKQPPFLAKNPFGQVPVLEDGDLTLFESRAINEYLAEKFKDSGHDLLRSENLNESAIVKVWREVESHQYDPLISSIVFQHFVAPLQGKEPDQKIIDENLDKLGKVLDIYEAKLSETKYLAGDFYTLPDLHHLPYTFYFMKTPWASLINDRAHVKAWWDDISSRPAFEKVAQGMTFDMK; encoded by the exons ATGGCGCTGAAGCTGCATGGTCTCCCCATGTCATCATGCACCACTCGAGTAATGATATGTCTCCATGAAAAAGCTCTAGATTTCGAGCTTATCCCAGTTGACCTTTTCGCCCAAGGAAATAAGCAACCTCCCTTCCTTGCTAAAAAc CCCTTCGGTCAGGTTCCAGTCCTAGAAGATGGTGACCTCACACTTTTTG aATCTAGAGCAATAAATGAATATTTGGCTGAGAAGTTCAAAGACTCGGGGCATGATCTTTTAAGGTCTGAAAACTTGAACGAATCAGCTATTGTGAAGGTGTGGAGAGAAGTGGAGTCTCATCAATACGACCCTTTGATATCTTCAATTGTGTTTCAACATTTTGTGGCCCCACTTCAAGGGAAAGAACCAGATCAGAAGATTATTGATGAAAATCTAGACAAGTTAGGGAAGGTTCTAGACATTTATGAGGCTAAGTTGAGTGAGACCAAATATTTAGCTGGGGATTTCTATACCTTACCTGATCTTCATCACTTGCCTTACACTTTCTATTTCATGAAAACCCCTTGGGCTTCACTTATTAATGATCGGGCCCATGTTAAGGCCTGGTGGGACGATATTTCTTCGAGGCCTGCTTTTGAGAAAGTAGCCCAGGGTATGACTTTTGATATGAAATGA
- the LOC115705803 gene encoding protein SRC2, which yields MQYRGVEITIISAKDLKRVKHLTKMDVYVVVSLSGGPEMEQKTPVDKASGPNPNWNYPMNFNIDEEEAHKGRLALKFEVKCHRRLHSDKDIGEVNVPVKELLDNGGDGKFIKYVTYQLRKPNGKHRGQLNLSYKFANQVLETTSSTKVHDTVYQVPALVTAYYPVNYAATNLNLPKSDPSVGYPIQGGNPVFQNSGSGSGSRSGLGYSEYHNPMFVYGSSEFVQPHNKAENPEVDACFFQ from the coding sequence ATGCAGTACAGAGGCGTAGAGATTACCATAATCTCAGccaaagatctgaaaagagtaaAACACTTGACCAAAATGGATGTGTACGTCGTCGTTTCGCTCTCTGGGGGTCCAGAGATGGAACAGAAGACACCAGTGGACAAAGCAAGTGGGCCCAATCCAAATTGGAACTACCCAATGAATTTCAACATCGACGAAGAAGAGGCCCATAAGGGACGTTTGGCCCTAAAATTCGAGGTTAAATGCCACCGCAGACTTCACAGCGATAAAGATATTGGAGAAGTCAACGTTCCGGTCAAAGAGCTCTTGGATAACGGCGGTGACGGCAAGTTCATCAAATACGTCACTTACCAGCTTCGCAAACCTAACGGCAAGCACAGAGGTCAGCTCAACTTGTCTTACAAGTTCGCTAATCAAGTCCTCGAAACGACGTCGTCCACCAAGGTTCATGATACTGTTTATCAAGTTCCGGCTTTAGTAACGGCTTACTACCCCGTTAATTACGCTGCCACCAATTTGAACTTGCCTAAGTCGGACCCTTCTGTTGGATATCCAATCCAGGGCGGGAATCCAGTATTTCAgaattcgggttcgggttcgggttcaagATCAGGATTGGGTTATTCGGAGTATCATAATCCGATGTTTGTTTACGGCAGCTCAGAATTTGTTCAGCCACATAATAAAGCTGAGAATCCGGAAGTGGATGCCTGCTTTTTTCAATAG
- the LOC133032076 gene encoding uncharacterized protein LOC133032076 — translation MSWGKRNVDKDDKSVAKRTKASDKGKKVVTNEEQSINNSLERALQRLLEKKASIIAGKITAKEKINEPIVESDNDEDRCRVQCRCSPERLREIVIGLNEAQKKVISDIGFGSLLNPEIPSVRSSLIWYLYNHMDLEKFELVQHGVIYPFTIQSFKEIMKIEDGGEDINFEDYVDTDNKVRNEVCNLEKSIKCTDLVELITNSEEADVLFVARFMLVALGSFLVPTSGTYVRKEYINALLDVGRIKKLNWASFIFKFLHENLKAHQKRLNNSKDKGKVHYLPGCTIYLQIYYWSHIKRKLYTSPRLGLPMAYWNEDRVKGISSFISKSGGFVNGKIILHPPMFRKTYGHTEDTSIPLSNQGGTSSSTCCNCILRDEMKERDKKLDTTCQELLRLFDSFKADISKDIGKGFVTMKQCIIDEVKESFIPELREAILPEVRKSVTAELHQTVMKELRQSVLMELRQSLLKELMEVIDKDGERNDEEADKEMMEVSDKDGERDDEEADKETSSMSTSNEDQFGNENTRNLEFDNPPTNNQYEVGPVDLTMVEDIGHEGECTSAIKVLLASNAYQKTEKRFHSSKELYVDTFHLKEPASEIEFKLAMFVFGKNLHKG, via the exons ATGTCATGGGGAAAGCGCAATGTCGATAAAGATGACAAGTCAGTTGCTAAGCGCACAAAGGCCTCCGACAAAGGGAAAAAAGTAGTTACCAATGAG GAACAAAGTATAAACAACTCACTTGAACGTGCACTGCAACGTCTACTAGAAAAAAAAGCATCAATAATTGCAGGGAAGATCACTGCAAAAGAAAAGATTAATGAGCCAATAGTAGAGAGTGACAATGACGAAGATCGTTGTAGGGTCCAATGTAGATGCAGTCCAGAACGATTAAGAGAAATTGTGATCGGTTTGAACGAAGCACAAAAGAAAGTTATTTCAGATATAGGCTTCGGGTCCCTCCTTAATCCTGAAATTCCGTCAGTGCGTAGTTCTCTCATATGGTACTTGTACAACCATATGGATCTTGAAAAATTTGAACTAGTCCAACATGGGGTAATTTATCCTTTCACTATTCAATCGTTTAAGGAAATTATGAAAATCGAAGATGGTGGTGAGGACATCAACTTTGAAGATTATGTTGACACTGACAACAAAGTTCGAAATGAAGTGTGCAACCTCGAAAAATCCATTAAGTGCACAGACTTGGTGGAGCTTATAACCAACTCTGAAGAAGCTGATGTTTTGTTCGTTGCACGTTTTATGTTGGTAGCATTGGGATCCTTCTTGGTTCCGACATCTGGAACGTACGTAAGAAAGGAGTACATAAATGCACTCTTAGATGTTGGGCGAATAAAGAAGTTGAACTGGGCTTCGTTCATCTTTAAGTTTTTACACGAGAATCTGAAAGCACATCAAAAACGACTCAATAATTCGAAAGATAAGGGCAAGGTTCATTATCTCCCGGGTTGTACTATTTACCTTCAA atATATTATTGGAGCCATATAAAAAGGAAGTTGTACACTTCTCCTCGCCTCGGCCTTCCCATGGCTTACTGGAATGAGGACCGAGTGAAAGGAATATCCTCGTTCATCTCCAAGAGTGGGGGATTTGTGAATGGGAAG ATTATTCTACACCCGCCTATGTTCAGGAAGACATATGGCCATACAGAAGACACTTCCATTCCATTATCCAACCAGGGAGGAACCTCATCCTCTACATGCTGCAACTGCATCTTAAGAGATGAAATGAAGGAGAGGGATAAAAAGTTAGACACTACTTGTCAAGAACTACTAAGATTATTTGACTCTTTCAAAGCCGACATCTCTAAGGACATCGGAAAGGGCTTCGTCACTATGAAGCAATGTATCATTGACGAGGTTAAGGAATCTTTTATTCCAGAGCTTCGTGAAGCTATATTACCTGAGGTGAGAAAATCTGTGACAGCCGAGTTGCATCAAACAGTGATGAAAGAGTTGAGGCAGTCCGTGTTAATGGAGTTGAGGCAATCTCTACTGAAAGAACTGATGGAAGTTATTGATAAGGACGGGGAGAGAAATGATGAGGAGGCCGACAAAGAAATGATGGAAGTTAGTGATAAGGACGGGGAGAGAGATGATGAGGAGGCCGACAAAGAAACTAGCTCGATGAGCACTTCAAATGAGGATCAGTTTGGAAATGAAAACACAAGAAATTTGGAGTTTGACAACCCGCCTACCAACAATCAATATGAGGTTGGCCCTGTGGATTTGACAATGGTAGAAGACATCGGTCATGAAGGTGAATGCACCTCGGCCATCAAAGTTCTCCTTGCTTCAAACGCGTATCAAAAGACCGAAAAAAGATTCCACTCAAGCAAGGAATTGTATGTGGACACTTTCCACTTGAAGGAGCCAGCAAGCGAGATTGAATTTAAGCTGGCAATGTTCGTTTTCGGAAAAAATTTACATAAAGGGTAA
- the LOC133032075 gene encoding protein FAR1-RELATED SEQUENCE 5-like — protein MTDVDIASNSHWQEILDTLQLSKSVAEIDTHDIEGKEMVSLKMWEAFYYTYARWKGFGPRIDDTKSRKSDGEIYIRRWVCNKEGFRNEKFLNMADRKKRPKEITRCGCQVCVTNPSVTKNKSLAVSRICTIS, from the coding sequence ATGACGGACGTAGATATTGCCTCCAACTCTCACTGGCAAGAAATTTTGGACACACTTCAACTATCCAAATCAGTTGCAGAAATAGATACTCATGATATTGAAGGGAAAGAGATGGTAAGTCTAAAAATGTGGGAGGCATTCTATTATACTTATGCAAGATGGAAAGGTTTCGGTCCTAGAATTGACGATACAAAATCCAGGAAAAGTGATGGAGAAATATACATTCGACGATGGGTTTGTAACAAAGAAGGTTTTCGGAACGAGAAATTTTTGAACATGGCAGACAGGAAGAAGCGACCAAAAGAAATAACACGTTGTGGGTGTCAAGTCTGCGTTACGAATCCTTCGGTTACAAAAAACAAATCTTTGGCGGTGTCAAGAATTTGTACCATTTCATAA
- the LOC133032415 gene encoding uncharacterized protein LOC133032415: MCDIDMLASKAFIWDSLKTPRGKDLKDFRVRAASEMLRTLDDLLQVDMALELGEKFNFASLPLDYARRVPQQDNGVDCGVYVMKFMEHFFNRGNVAEIDVEHVTSQDRFNIMMNLIQHPKNECRATVLADVAEMYSVNNVLDVPPSTPVHTDKELVIKSPEKSPVDPRFKSKKSRAKNMVPSSSTKSRKRMSSGSNLTMRDLVGDNE, from the exons ATGTGTGACATAGACATGTTGGCGAGTAAGGCATTCATTTGGGACAGCCTGAAAACACCACGCGGGAAGGATCTGAAAGATTTCCGTGTACGAGCTGCTTCTGAAATG TTAAGAACACTTGATGATCTTCTCCAAGTGGATATGGCTCTGGAATTAGGAGAGAAATTTAACTTTGCATCACTTCCCCTAGATTACGCAAGACGAGTGCCGCAGCAAGATAATGGGGTAGATTGTGGAGTATATGTAATGAAATTCATGGAACATTTCTTCAATAGAGGCAATGTTGCTGAAATTGATGTTGAG CATGTAACCAGTCAAGACAGGTTTAATATCATGATGAATCTAATTCAGCATCCAAAAAATGAGTGTAGGGCTACTGTTTTGGCAGATGTTGCTGAGATGTATTCAGTTAACAATGTCTTAGATGTTCCCCCATCTACTCCTGTACATACTGACAAGGAATTGGTTATCAAGTCTCCTGAGAAATCCCCTGTTGATCCAAGGTTTAAAAGTAAGAAGTCGCGAGCGAAAAACATGGTGCCTTCGTCGTCAACTAAGTCCAGGAAGAGAATGTCCAGCGGCAGTAATCTGACTATGAGAGACTTGGTCGGAGACAATGAGTAG
- the LOC133032077 gene encoding receptor-like protein EIX1 — MMSFCCIGFSFVDSSAVVFFLYFLKCEPALSLTSLKTLHLSWNFLQGSIPWEITNLKSLEVLDLSDNLGLEGHIPGFLGHLTKLKVLDLSANEFTGGIHELLNSVSNNNILHTLDLSSNSLDGVLPESLGKLKNLQHLLLSSNAFFGSIPESIGNISSLEVLDLSYNKMNGTIAKSFGQLSKLENANLLMNSWGGVLTKTHLSNLKSLKSLRITLDEPNSLVFEIPNKWLPPFRLNTLQILNCKVGPTFPMWIQVQTELISVTLRNVGISDTIPEQWFSSLAPQVTQLDLSKNQIEGKLPHQLKFPNLNSIDLSFNHFDGAFPHWSFNASQLSLESNSFSGPIPENIAELMPRLERLYLSHNHLSGQISQSLCDLHSLQVLSLRSNHFSGELPSCWGNLYMLWGFDVTNNNLSGLIPSSLTLFLGFYKTSY; from the exons ATgatgagtttctg CTGCATTGGGTTTAGTTTTGTAGATAGTTCAGCTGTTgtgtttttcttatattttctcAAGTGTGAACCTGCTCTTTCTCTTACCAGTCTCAAGACACTTCACCTGAGTTGGAACTTTCTTCAGGGTTCAATTCCTTGGGAGATTACAAATTTGAAATCTCTAGAGGTCCTTGATCTATCTGATAATTTGGGTCTTGAGGGTCATATTCCAGGATTTTTAGGACATCTTACCAAGCTAAAGGTCTTAGATCTTTCTGCAAATGAATTTACTGGGGGGATTCATGAACTCTTAAACAGTGTCTCAAATAACAATATATTACACACACTCGATTTAAGTTCTAATTCTCTAGATGGTGTGTTGCCTGAGTCACTAGGAAAGCTTAAAAATCTCCAACATCTTCTCCTTTCTAGCAATGCCTTTTTTGGTTCTATTCCTGAGTCTATTGGGAACATCTCATCCTTAGAGGTTTTAGACCTCTCTTACAACAAAATGAATGGGACTATTGCTAAAAGTTTTGGGCAACTCTCTAAACTAGAAAATGCAAACCTGTTAATGAACTCTTGGGGAGGTGTCCTTACCAAAACCCACTTGTCAAATCTCAAAAGCTTGAAAAGTCTTAGAATTACATTAGATGAACCCAACTCCCTTGTTTTCGAAATTCCTAATAAATGGCTGCCCCCTTTCAGGCTTAATACCCTCCAAATCTTGAACTGTAAAGTAGGTCCTACTTTTCCCATGTGGATTCAAGTTCAAACTGAACTCATATCTGTTACCCTTAGGAATGTTGGAATATCTGATACTATACCGGAACAATGGTTCTCGAGTTTAGCTCCTCAAGTTACCCAACTTGACCTATCAAAAAATCAAATAGAAGGGAAGTTGCCACACCAGTTGAAATTTCCAAACTTGAATAGTATTGATTTGAGTTTCAATCACTTTGATGGGGCATTCCCACATTGGTCTTTTAATGCAAGTCAGCTATCTCTTGAGAGTAATTCTTTCTCTGGGCCTATTCCTGAAAATATTGCTGAATTAATGCCAAGGTTGGAAAGGTTGTATCTGTCTCATAACCACCTTAGTGGTCAAATTTCTCAATCCTTATGTGATCTGCATAGTCTTCAAGTTCTTTCTTTGAGAAGTAATCATTTCTCTGGTGAGCTTCCTAGTTGTTGGGGCAATTTATACATGTTGTGGGGATTTGATGTAACAAATAACAACTTATCTGGTTTAATCCCAAGCTCATTAACcctttttttgggtttttataaAACTTCGTATTGA